A region from the Corynebacterium halotolerans YIM 70093 = DSM 44683 genome encodes:
- a CDS encoding FecCD family ABC transporter permease has product MSASSVASTHGTPPTVPPSAAGRSTGARLLLAALGAVVLLVVLAALSLLLGSRDLPPREVWLALSGTVTDANSVVATLRLPRTAAAVFAGASFAVAGALMQALTRNALAEPGLLGVNAGAAFAIALGAGFLGITATGALLPFAFLGAFAAALLVFVIGGVTGGNAAPARLVLTGVALGAVLSGITQALVLSDPASFTVMTAWTAGSLEGRAWGDLLPALPPAALAAVVALGMARALNVLSLGEESARALGVNTVLIRAVTLAGITVLAGSGTAVAGPVGFVGLLVPLVVRALVGPELLRVLALSLLIGPSVVLAADIIGRLILPNGEVPVGIVMGVVGAPVLIWLSRRRELAKL; this is encoded by the coding sequence ATGTCTGCCAGCTCTGTGGCGTCGACCCACGGCACGCCCCCGACTGTCCCACCCTCCGCGGCGGGGCGGTCCACCGGCGCGCGTCTGCTGCTCGCCGCCCTGGGGGCCGTCGTGCTGCTGGTGGTCCTCGCCGCGCTGAGTCTGCTGCTCGGCTCCCGTGACCTGCCGCCGCGGGAGGTGTGGCTGGCACTGAGCGGCACCGTGACCGACGCCAACTCGGTCGTCGCCACCCTGCGCCTCCCGCGGACGGCGGCGGCGGTCTTCGCCGGCGCCTCCTTCGCCGTCGCCGGCGCCCTGATGCAGGCCCTGACCCGCAACGCCCTGGCCGAACCGGGGCTGCTGGGCGTCAACGCCGGGGCGGCGTTCGCCATCGCCCTGGGGGCGGGTTTCCTCGGAATCACCGCCACCGGCGCGCTCCTGCCGTTCGCGTTCCTCGGGGCCTTCGCCGCGGCGCTGCTCGTCTTCGTCATCGGCGGCGTCACCGGTGGGAACGCGGCCCCCGCCCGGCTGGTGCTCACCGGTGTGGCACTCGGCGCGGTGCTCTCCGGCATCACCCAGGCCCTGGTGCTCAGCGATCCGGCGTCGTTCACCGTCATGACCGCCTGGACCGCCGGATCGCTTGAGGGCCGGGCCTGGGGCGACCTCCTCCCGGCCCTGCCGCCGGCCGCGCTCGCGGCGGTCGTCGCACTCGGGATGGCACGGGCGCTCAACGTGCTCTCCCTCGGCGAGGAGTCCGCCCGGGCACTCGGCGTCAACACGGTGCTCATCCGCGCCGTCACCCTCGCCGGCATCACGGTGCTCGCCGGTTCCGGTACCGCCGTGGCCGGGCCCGTCGGCTTCGTCGGCCTGCTCGTGCCGCTGGTCGTCCGCGCGCTGGTGGGCCCGGAGCTGCTGCGCGTGCTGGCGTTGTCGCTGCTCATCGGACCGAGCGTCGTACTGGCCGCCGACATCATCGGCCGCCTGATCCTGCCCAACGGGGAGGTGCCCGTCGGCATCGTCATGGGGGTGGTCGGCGCCCCGGTGCTCATCTGGCTGTCACGCCGACGGGAGCTGGCGAAGCTGTGA
- a CDS encoding iron-siderophore ABC transporter substrate-binding protein, translated as MRTLRKMAVGTGAVGAAALLLTGCTSSVDTTSTGEQAAGATVSTKFGDVTVPEDAERVVALGWGDAETALALGVQPVGASDWLDFGGNGVGPWAEGLYDRPPEIIGTLEPDYERIAALQPDLILDVKSSGDQERYERLSQIAPTVGVPEGGDSYLTPLDAQVEMIATALGKEDEGEQLLDDLDAQFEQARNAHPEFEGSSVAVASFTSEGWGAYVEGSERVQFMQQLGFEQSEDVAALTAQGFTAPVSQEQLDVLDADLLVVFPIYLPASEVTEQAEFQRLPAVEGGHAIVFDEGDPEEQAISQAYSLNSVLSIPYALEKMVPLAAEKVRQ; from the coding sequence ATGCGAACCCTCCGGAAGATGGCCGTCGGCACCGGTGCGGTCGGGGCGGCGGCGCTGCTGCTCACCGGTTGCACCTCGAGCGTCGACACCACCTCCACCGGGGAGCAGGCCGCCGGCGCCACCGTGAGCACCAAGTTCGGCGACGTCACCGTGCCGGAGGACGCCGAGCGCGTCGTCGCGCTGGGCTGGGGCGACGCCGAGACGGCGCTGGCGCTCGGCGTCCAGCCGGTCGGGGCGTCGGACTGGCTGGACTTCGGCGGTAACGGGGTCGGCCCCTGGGCCGAGGGCCTCTACGACCGGCCCCCGGAGATCATCGGGACGCTGGAGCCGGACTACGAGCGGATCGCCGCCCTGCAGCCGGACCTCATCCTCGACGTCAAGAGCTCGGGGGACCAGGAGCGCTACGAGCGCCTCTCCCAGATCGCCCCCACCGTCGGGGTGCCCGAGGGCGGGGACTCCTACCTGACGCCCCTCGACGCACAGGTGGAGATGATCGCCACGGCACTCGGCAAGGAGGACGAGGGCGAGCAGCTGCTCGACGACCTCGATGCGCAGTTCGAGCAGGCCCGCAACGCGCACCCCGAGTTCGAGGGCAGCTCCGTGGCGGTCGCCTCCTTCACCTCCGAGGGCTGGGGCGCCTATGTCGAGGGCTCCGAGCGGGTGCAGTTCATGCAGCAGCTCGGCTTCGAGCAGTCCGAGGATGTCGCGGCCCTGACCGCGCAGGGCTTCACCGCCCCGGTCTCCCAGGAGCAGCTCGACGTCCTGGACGCCGACCTGCTGGTGGTCTTCCCGATCTACCTGCCCGCCTCCGAGGTCACCGAACAGGCCGAATTCCAGCGCCTCCCGGCCGTCGAGGGCGGCCACGCCATCGTCTTCGACGAGGGGGATCCGGAGGAGCAGGCCATCAGCCAGGCCTACTCGCTGAACTCCGTGCTCTCCATCCCGTACGCCCTGGAGAAGATGGTCCCGCTGGCCGCGGAGAAGGTGCGGCAGTAA
- a CDS encoding FGGY family carbohydrate kinase yields the protein MTTPAILALDLGTSGAKAALIDVRTGRPTASAFRPYPTRNLPGGGVEQDPADWLHAARAAITGCLGDGVRPAALSLTGQMQDLICLDASGRPLGPAVLYSDTRASRQATEIAQVVPDWEEITGNEHNATSNAAMFRRLAQLNDPRAEAATLLFSPAGYLIHRLGLGTVVDETTAGTTGLFDIRIRGFSGQVAAAAGIDAAVLPQVRSGHVGDTGDGAFELLGLPAGVPVVLAPGDATATTAGIVGVAPGDDYLYLGSSGWHAEVREEITMGGPGAVHQLALPDGGILRIAAVLSAGATAQWARSTFLGGLPPEDADRMLVERGIRGFHGLLSLPSIHGERFPVRDDALGAAVTGMRAGTRPIDIYAAVLEGVALGLSHSLPEDGDRPLPVVGGGTNSRPWMEIVADVTGREVRVISGVDAALNGCALAATDALGLTDTGVAPLVQGNAAGEAVLPDPAAHASWCQVRARHRALYAALGPRRR from the coding sequence GTGACCACGCCCGCGATTCTCGCCCTCGACCTGGGGACCTCCGGGGCGAAGGCCGCCCTGATCGACGTCCGCACGGGTCGCCCCACCGCCAGCGCCTTCCGTCCCTACCCCACCCGGAACCTGCCCGGCGGTGGGGTGGAGCAGGATCCCGCGGACTGGTTGCACGCGGCCCGCGCGGCGATCACCGGATGCCTGGGGGACGGCGTGCGCCCCGCGGCGCTGTCGCTGACCGGCCAGATGCAGGATCTGATCTGTCTGGACGCCTCCGGCCGGCCGCTGGGTCCCGCGGTGCTCTACAGCGACACCCGCGCGAGCCGGCAGGCCACGGAGATTGCGCAGGTGGTACCCGACTGGGAGGAGATCACCGGCAACGAACACAACGCCACGAGCAACGCGGCCATGTTCCGCCGGCTGGCCCAGCTGAACGACCCGCGTGCCGAGGCCGCGACCCTGCTGTTCTCCCCCGCCGGGTACCTGATCCACCGGCTCGGCCTCGGCACGGTCGTCGACGAGACCACCGCCGGCACCACCGGACTATTCGACATCCGCATCCGCGGGTTCTCCGGACAGGTCGCCGCCGCCGCAGGGATCGACGCCGCCGTGCTGCCGCAGGTGCGCAGCGGCCACGTCGGCGACACGGGCGACGGCGCCTTCGAGCTGCTCGGCCTCCCGGCCGGGGTACCGGTGGTCCTGGCCCCGGGGGACGCGACCGCCACCACCGCCGGAATCGTGGGCGTGGCTCCGGGCGACGACTACCTCTACCTGGGCTCCAGTGGCTGGCACGCGGAAGTCCGGGAGGAGATCACGATGGGTGGCCCCGGCGCGGTCCACCAGCTCGCGCTGCCCGATGGCGGGATCCTGCGGATTGCCGCGGTGCTCAGTGCCGGAGCCACGGCACAGTGGGCACGGTCGACGTTCCTGGGTGGGTTACCACCGGAGGACGCCGACCGCATGCTCGTCGAACGTGGGATCCGTGGCTTCCACGGCCTGCTCAGCCTGCCGTCCATCCACGGCGAGCGCTTCCCCGTCCGCGATGACGCGCTCGGGGCGGCGGTGACCGGGATGCGCGCCGGCACCCGACCGATCGACATCTACGCCGCCGTGCTGGAGGGCGTGGCCCTCGGGCTGAGTCACAGCCTGCCGGAGGACGGCGACCGGCCCCTGCCCGTGGTCGGCGGTGGCACGAACTCGCGGCCGTGGATGGAGATCGTCGCCGACGTCACGGGACGCGAGGTCCGCGTGATCAGTGGCGTCGACGCCGCGCTCAATGGTTGCGCCCTCGCCGCGACCGACGCGCTGGGCCTCACAGACACGGGTGTCGCCCCGCTCGTGCAGGGCAACGCCGCCGGGGAGGCCGTCCTGCCGGACCCGGCCGCGCACGCCTCCTGGTGCCAGGTGCGGGCCCGGCACCGCGCGCTGTACGCGGCGCTCGGGCCGAGGCGTCGATAA
- a CDS encoding MFS transporter, with amino-acid sequence MREEHTQKNTIEYPPETTPRLTYDDINIVPPKKLKPAITGTVVGNFMEWYDFGIYGYLTVTMTAVFTQGLPEQWRLLAMLLGFAVSYLVRPLGGIVLGPLGDRIGRQKVLYGTMAMMAVATALIGLLPTAAAIGGWALVLLYLLKLVQGFSTGGEYAGAATYVAEFAPDKRRSYFTSFLDMGSLLGFAAGAAVVALTNWITTSLAGPGAMEDFGWRIPFLTAIPLGIIAVWVRTRLPETPAFENTREDEDVVEPVEEDQDDPYARLNLSGVIRHHWRALLTGMALVAATNTVGYALTAYMPVYLEEQVGLGSISAAAVTVPVFAATALFLPVVGKATDRFGHKPVYLAAVISALVLLVPAFIIMNRGTVASVTVALLILGFIYALYIAHSAAALPALFPTASRFSGMGLCYNVAVSLFGGTTPLFTQYLLQKTGLDIVPAFYIMFFSLLAGVALFFLPEFSQKPLTGSFPTVETPGEAREVVAHQDTDPNIDVSHMPFPEVREPVNA; translated from the coding sequence GTGCGAGAAGAGCACACGCAGAAGAACACAATTGAATATCCCCCCGAGACCACCCCGCGACTGACCTACGACGACATCAACATCGTCCCGCCGAAGAAACTCAAGCCCGCCATCACCGGCACCGTCGTGGGCAATTTCATGGAGTGGTACGACTTCGGCATCTACGGGTACCTGACCGTCACGATGACCGCCGTCTTCACCCAGGGCCTGCCCGAGCAGTGGCGGCTGCTCGCGATGCTGCTCGGCTTCGCCGTCAGCTACCTGGTCCGCCCGCTCGGCGGCATCGTCTTAGGACCGCTCGGCGACCGCATCGGCCGGCAGAAGGTCCTCTACGGCACCATGGCGATGATGGCCGTCGCCACCGCCCTGATCGGCCTGCTCCCCACGGCCGCCGCGATCGGCGGGTGGGCGCTGGTGCTGCTCTACCTCCTCAAGCTCGTCCAGGGCTTCTCCACCGGCGGCGAATACGCCGGTGCCGCCACCTACGTGGCGGAATTCGCCCCGGACAAACGCCGCAGCTACTTCACCTCCTTCCTCGACATGGGGTCCCTGCTGGGCTTCGCCGCCGGTGCGGCGGTGGTCGCCCTGACCAACTGGATCACCACCTCGCTCGCCGGCCCAGGCGCAATGGAGGACTTCGGCTGGCGTATCCCCTTCCTCACCGCCATCCCGCTGGGCATCATCGCCGTGTGGGTGCGTACCCGCCTCCCGGAGACCCCCGCCTTCGAGAACACCCGGGAGGACGAGGACGTCGTCGAGCCCGTCGAGGAGGACCAGGATGACCCCTACGCCCGGCTCAACCTGTCCGGCGTGATCCGCCACCACTGGCGCGCCCTGCTCACCGGCATGGCCCTGGTCGCCGCCACCAACACCGTCGGCTACGCCCTGACCGCCTACATGCCCGTCTATCTGGAGGAGCAGGTCGGCCTGGGGTCGATCTCCGCCGCCGCGGTCACCGTGCCGGTGTTCGCCGCCACAGCGCTGTTCCTGCCCGTGGTCGGCAAGGCGACCGACCGTTTCGGACACAAGCCGGTCTACCTCGCGGCGGTGATCAGCGCGCTGGTCCTGCTGGTCCCGGCCTTCATCATCATGAACCGCGGCACAGTGGCCAGCGTGACCGTCGCCCTGCTGATTCTGGGCTTCATCTACGCCCTGTACATTGCGCACTCCGCCGCGGCGCTTCCGGCGCTGTTCCCCACCGCCTCCCGGTTCAGCGGCATGGGCCTGTGCTACAACGTGGCCGTGTCCCTCTTCGGCGGCACCACCCCGCTGTTCACCCAGTACCTGCTGCAGAAGACGGGCCTCGATATCGTCCCGGCCTTCTACATCATGTTCTTCTCCCTGCTGGCCGGCGTCGCCCTGTTCTTCCTGCCGGAGTTCTCCCAGAAGCCCCTGACGGGCTCCTTCCCCACCGTGGAGACCCCGGGCGAGGCCCGCGAGGTCGTCGCCCACCAGGACACCGACCCCAACATCGACGTCTCCCACATGCCCTTCCCGGAGGTCCGGGAACCGGTCAACGCCTGA
- a CDS encoding DNA adenine methylase — MTTTPVYPETRYMGSKEKLTARIMETAAEFGKDVFVDVFSGSGVVAHAAKRHGYAVHTNDYLRFCATYTKAMVENSSERLSDELVERLVAHPDPGDGFVERTYTDIFYHRTDTRAIDRIRTGIRELGLSEYEAAIAVSGLVRACLKKRPRGIFTYTGLRYDDGRRDLRLSIEEHFRIQVAKVNAAVFDNGRRSYSTNLDFRELEVPENAILYLDPPYYSPVSDNQYVRRYHFVEGLSREWRDVEMQPHTKTRKFANFPTPFSTQNGTLEALREILSAHPGNDVILSYSSNSLPTKEELVELFIQVGRTVRVAEVNHRYSFSTREKTTRNQVKEYLFTSPGV, encoded by the coding sequence ATGACGACGACCCCCGTGTACCCGGAGACCCGCTACATGGGCTCCAAGGAGAAACTGACGGCCCGGATCATGGAGACCGCCGCGGAGTTTGGCAAGGACGTCTTCGTCGACGTCTTCTCGGGCTCCGGGGTGGTCGCCCACGCCGCGAAGCGGCACGGCTACGCCGTCCACACCAACGACTACCTGCGGTTCTGCGCCACCTACACGAAGGCCATGGTGGAGAACAGCAGCGAGCGGCTCAGCGACGAACTGGTCGAGCGCCTGGTCGCCCACCCGGATCCCGGTGACGGCTTCGTCGAACGGACCTACACGGACATCTTCTACCACCGGACCGACACCCGGGCCATCGACCGGATCCGCACCGGCATCCGGGAACTCGGGCTCAGCGAGTACGAGGCGGCGATCGCCGTGTCCGGGCTGGTGCGCGCCTGCCTCAAGAAGCGTCCCCGCGGTATCTTCACCTACACCGGGCTGCGCTACGACGACGGGCGGAGGGACCTGCGCCTGAGCATCGAGGAGCACTTCCGCATCCAGGTGGCCAAGGTCAACGCCGCGGTCTTCGACAACGGCCGGCGCTCCTACTCCACGAACCTGGACTTCCGGGAGCTCGAGGTGCCCGAGAACGCGATCCTCTACCTGGATCCGCCGTATTACTCGCCGGTCTCCGACAACCAGTACGTGCGCCGCTACCACTTCGTCGAGGGACTGTCCCGCGAGTGGCGGGACGTCGAGATGCAGCCGCACACCAAGACCAGGAAATTCGCGAACTTCCCCACGCCGTTCAGCACCCAGAACGGAACACTGGAGGCCCTGCGGGAGATTCTCTCCGCCCACCCGGGCAATGACGTGATCCTGTCCTACAGTTCCAACTCCCTGCCGACGAAGGAGGAGCTCGTCGAGCTGTTCATTCAGGTCGGCAGGACGGTCCGGGTGGCCGAGGTCAACCACCGCTACAGCTTCTCGACGCGGGAGAAGACCACCAGGAACCAGGTCAAGGAATATCTCTTCACGTCCCCGGGGGTCTGA
- a CDS encoding DNA adenine methylase encodes MKPVLKWAGGKTQLLPHLRPFFNPEKRYIEPFLGGGALLFDLMPEAAVVNDSNRELMATYRAIREEPDAVFEAVQSHRNEKEYFLELRAVDPETLDPVALAGRMIFLNKTCFNGLYRVNRQNRFNVPFGNYRRPSLPGLEYLRELSAFLQRVEIHDGDYRDFLRKVVRPGDQVFLDPPYDPISRYSDFTRYTPAKFFADDQSEVAELARELSERGVFVVITNSDTELIRSLYEGFRIHEVAVRRAINKDPEKRGGSELIMVGQAA; translated from the coding sequence GTGAAGCCCGTACTGAAATGGGCGGGTGGGAAAACGCAGCTTCTTCCTCACCTGCGCCCTTTCTTCAATCCTGAAAAACGGTACATCGAACCGTTTCTCGGTGGCGGGGCCCTGCTCTTCGACCTCATGCCGGAAGCGGCCGTGGTCAATGACAGCAACCGGGAGCTGATGGCCACGTACCGGGCGATCCGGGAGGAACCGGACGCGGTGTTCGAGGCCGTCCAGTCCCACCGCAACGAAAAGGAGTACTTCCTCGAGCTCCGCGCGGTGGACCCGGAGACCCTGGATCCCGTGGCGCTGGCCGGGCGGATGATCTTCCTCAACAAGACCTGCTTCAACGGTCTGTACCGGGTGAACAGGCAGAACCGGTTCAACGTCCCCTTCGGCAACTACCGGCGCCCGTCGTTGCCGGGTCTGGAGTACCTGCGGGAGTTGTCCGCCTTTCTCCAGCGGGTTGAGATCCACGACGGTGACTACCGCGATTTCCTCCGGAAGGTCGTGCGGCCGGGGGACCAGGTGTTCCTGGACCCGCCCTACGACCCGATCTCCCGCTACTCCGACTTTACCCGGTACACCCCGGCGAAGTTCTTCGCCGACGACCAGTCGGAGGTCGCCGAGCTGGCCCGGGAGCTGAGCGAACGGGGCGTGTTCGTGGTGATCACCAACAGCGACACCGAGCTGATCCGTTCCCTCTACGAGGGTTTCCGCATCCACGAGGTGGCGGTGCGCCGGGCAATCAACAAGGACCCGGAGAAACGGGGCGGAAGCGAGCTGATCATGGTGGGGCAGGCGGCATGA
- the lepA gene encoding translation elongation factor 4, translating into MTTNFAEKTFTDPARIRNFCIIAHIDHGKSTLADRILQLSNVVAARDMRDQYLDNMDIERERGITIKAQNVRLPWVPRSGPHEGEEIVMQMIDTPGHVDFTYEVSRALEACEGAILLVDAAQGIEAQTLANLYLAMENDLEIIPVLNKIDLPAADPEKYALEIANIIGCEPEEVLRVSGKTGVGVPELLDKVAELVPVPSTDAPDDAPARAMIFDSVYDTYRGVVTYIRMMDGRLAPRQKVRMMNTGADHEILEIGVVSPTPKKCEGLGPGEVGYLITGVKDVRETKVGDTVTWANKGATEPLKGYAEPVPMVYSGLFPVSQADFPALREALDKLQLNDASLTFEPETSVALGFGFRCGFLGLLHMEITRDRLEREFDLDLISTAPSVTYRVIAEDGSEQRVHNPSDWPEGKLREVYEPIVKMTLIVPSEFVGPTMELCQSKRGQMGGMDYLSEDRVELRYTMPLGEIIFDFFDMLKSRTKGYASLNYEEAGEQQADLVKVDILLQGEAVDAFSAIVHRDHAQGYGNKMTVKLKELIPRQQFEVPVQAAIGSKIIARENIRALRKDVLSKCYGGDISRKRKLLEKQKAGKKRMKNIGSVSVPQEAFVAALSTDEG; encoded by the coding sequence ATGACCACCAACTTTGCGGAGAAGACGTTCACCGATCCGGCCCGGATCCGTAACTTCTGCATCATCGCGCACATCGACCACGGCAAGTCGACGCTCGCGGACCGCATCCTCCAGCTCTCCAATGTCGTCGCCGCGCGTGACATGCGCGACCAGTACCTCGACAACATGGACATCGAGCGCGAGCGGGGCATCACCATCAAGGCGCAGAACGTGCGCCTGCCGTGGGTTCCGCGATCCGGCCCCCACGAGGGGGAGGAGATCGTCATGCAGATGATCGACACCCCCGGCCACGTCGACTTCACCTACGAGGTCTCCCGCGCCCTGGAGGCGTGTGAGGGGGCCATCCTGCTTGTCGACGCCGCCCAGGGCATCGAGGCGCAGACGCTGGCCAACCTGTACCTGGCGATGGAGAACGACCTGGAGATCATCCCGGTCCTCAACAAGATCGATCTGCCGGCCGCGGACCCGGAGAAGTACGCCCTCGAGATCGCCAACATCATCGGCTGTGAGCCGGAGGAGGTGCTGCGCGTCTCCGGTAAGACCGGTGTGGGCGTGCCCGAGCTGCTGGACAAGGTCGCCGAGCTCGTCCCGGTCCCCAGCACCGACGCCCCCGACGACGCCCCGGCACGCGCCATGATCTTCGACTCCGTCTACGACACCTACCGTGGTGTGGTCACCTACATCCGCATGATGGACGGCCGCCTGGCCCCGCGTCAGAAGGTGCGGATGATGAACACCGGGGCCGACCACGAGATCCTCGAGATCGGCGTCGTCTCGCCGACCCCGAAGAAATGCGAGGGGCTGGGCCCCGGCGAGGTCGGTTACCTCATCACCGGTGTGAAGGACGTCCGTGAGACGAAGGTCGGTGACACCGTCACCTGGGCGAACAAGGGCGCCACCGAGCCGCTGAAGGGCTACGCCGAGCCGGTGCCGATGGTGTACTCGGGTCTGTTCCCGGTGTCCCAGGCCGACTTCCCGGCCCTGCGGGAGGCCCTGGACAAGCTGCAGCTCAACGACGCCTCCCTGACCTTCGAACCGGAGACCTCCGTGGCGCTGGGCTTCGGTTTCCGCTGCGGGTTCCTCGGACTGCTGCACATGGAGATCACCCGCGACCGCCTCGAGCGCGAGTTCGACCTCGACCTGATCTCCACCGCACCGTCGGTGACCTACCGCGTCATCGCGGAGGACGGCAGCGAGCAGCGCGTGCACAACCCCTCCGACTGGCCGGAGGGCAAGCTGCGCGAGGTCTACGAACCGATCGTGAAGATGACGCTGATCGTCCCCTCCGAGTTCGTCGGCCCGACAATGGAGCTGTGCCAGTCCAAGCGCGGCCAGATGGGCGGCATGGACTACCTGTCCGAGGACCGCGTCGAGCTGCGCTACACCATGCCGCTGGGTGAGATCATCTTCGACTTCTTCGACATGCTCAAGTCCCGCACCAAGGGCTACGCCTCCCTGAACTACGAGGAGGCCGGCGAGCAGCAGGCGGATCTGGTCAAGGTGGACATCCTGCTGCAGGGCGAGGCCGTGGACGCGTTCTCCGCGATCGTGCACCGTGATCACGCCCAGGGCTACGGCAACAAGATGACCGTCAAGCTCAAGGAGCTCATCCCGCGCCAGCAGTTCGAGGTCCCCGTCCAGGCGGCGATCGGCTCGAAGATCATCGCCCGTGAGAATATCCGTGCGCTGCGCAAGGACGTGCTGTCCAAGTGCTACGGCGGCGACATCTCCCGTAAGCGCAAGCTGCTGGAGAAGCAGAAGGCCGGCAAGAAGCGCATGAAGAACATCGGTTCCGTCTCCGTGCCGCAGGAGGCCTTCGTGGCCGCGCTCTCGACGGATGAAGGATAG
- a CDS encoding manganese catalase family protein — MFIHKQTLQYPSKPEKPDADYARKLQEVIGGQYGEITVAMQYSFQAWNSHIPGKYRDLLFSTAAEEFGHIEMLATMVAQLLEDSPLGITEKAIQDDPAVAAVIGGTDLQHAIVSGAGARPFDSMGNPWSGSYVTASGNLLADMTSNINAEMQGRTQVARLYHMTDDRGVKDMLGFLLARDTMHQNQWLAAARDLQKEGNENLPVPSNFPRSKEHEEFSHQAINFSDGEHMAEGSWASGPAPDGLANFTYVETPPEGAPMNPPTHPDARFYGTTELPNTMEKVAGRVQEKFNKE, encoded by the coding sequence ATGTTCATTCACAAGCAGACACTGCAGTACCCGTCAAAGCCGGAGAAGCCCGACGCCGACTACGCGCGCAAGCTCCAGGAGGTGATCGGCGGCCAGTACGGCGAGATCACCGTCGCCATGCAGTACAGCTTCCAGGCCTGGAACTCCCACATCCCGGGCAAGTACCGCGACCTGCTGTTCAGCACCGCCGCCGAGGAATTCGGCCACATCGAGATGCTCGCGACCATGGTCGCCCAGCTGCTCGAGGACTCCCCGCTGGGCATCACCGAGAAGGCCATCCAGGATGATCCGGCGGTGGCGGCGGTCATCGGCGGCACCGACCTGCAGCACGCCATCGTCTCCGGTGCCGGCGCCCGTCCCTTCGACAGCATGGGCAACCCGTGGAGCGGTTCCTACGTGACCGCCAGCGGCAATCTGCTGGCCGATATGACCTCCAACATCAACGCTGAGATGCAGGGTCGCACCCAGGTCGCCCGGCTGTACCACATGACCGACGACCGCGGCGTGAAGGACATGCTGGGCTTCCTGCTGGCGCGCGACACCATGCACCAGAACCAGTGGCTGGCCGCCGCCCGCGACCTGCAGAAGGAGGGCAACGAGAACCTGCCGGTGCCGAGCAACTTCCCGCGCAGCAAGGAGCACGAGGAGTTCTCCCACCAGGCCATCAACTTCTCCGACGGTGAGCACATGGCGGAGGGCTCCTGGGCCTCGGGCCCGGCCCCGGACGGCCTGGCCAACTTCACCTACGTCGAGACCCCGCCGGAGGGAGCGCCGATGAACCCGCCGACCCATCCGGACGCCCGGTTCTACGGCACCACCGAGTTGCCCAACACCATGGAGAAGGTGGCCGGCCGGGTCCAGGAAAAGTTCAATAAGGAGTAA
- a CDS encoding iron-containing redox enzyme family protein → MTTVETISTTAPAPRGTASQILLELLSREPGSPASDVSHLAETVDRALADSGDLLTDDDLQLTLFILYLLHYGPVPFVVGDWEWHPGLLAVRARIEAEFETALRKVVQLPDAARGDNAPTGAEVTQMLFDLTNEVARPELAMWAARHATDEQLREFLILRSIYTLREADPHSWAIPRLRGRAKAALVEIQSDEYGGGRPERLHASIFARTLRGMGLSDTPDAYLNLVPAVTLASVNTMSFFGLHRRLRGAIVGHLAAFEMTSSLPNKHYGNAFRRLGHGPEVTWYYDEHVEADAVHEQIAARDLAGSLADDDPEVAADIVFGACASLHMDDLVGAHLKTAWTEGHSALREAR, encoded by the coding sequence ATGACGACCGTCGAGACCATCTCCACCACCGCACCCGCCCCACGCGGCACCGCCAGCCAGATCCTGCTTGAGCTGCTGTCCCGCGAGCCGGGCTCCCCCGCCTCCGACGTCAGCCACCTCGCGGAGACCGTCGACCGCGCCCTGGCCGACTCCGGGGACCTGCTCACCGACGACGACCTGCAGCTGACCCTGTTCATCCTCTATCTCCTCCACTACGGGCCGGTGCCCTTCGTGGTCGGCGACTGGGAGTGGCACCCCGGCCTGCTGGCAGTCCGCGCCCGCATCGAGGCGGAGTTCGAGACCGCCCTGCGGAAGGTCGTGCAGCTTCCCGACGCCGCCCGGGGCGACAACGCCCCCACCGGCGCGGAGGTCACCCAGATGCTGTTCGACCTGACGAATGAGGTGGCCAGACCGGAGTTGGCCATGTGGGCGGCCCGCCACGCCACCGATGAACAGCTGCGGGAGTTTCTGATCCTGCGCAGCATCTACACGCTCCGCGAGGCGGATCCGCACTCCTGGGCCATCCCGCGGCTGCGGGGCCGGGCGAAGGCCGCGCTGGTGGAGATCCAGTCCGACGAGTACGGCGGCGGACGCCCCGAGCGGCTGCACGCGTCGATCTTCGCCCGCACCCTGCGCGGGATGGGCCTCAGCGACACCCCCGACGCCTATCTCAACCTGGTCCCGGCGGTCACACTGGCGTCGGTGAACACAATGAGCTTCTTCGGGCTGCACCGGCGACTGCGCGGGGCGATCGTCGGGCACCTGGCCGCCTTCGAGATGACCTCCTCGCTGCCGAACAAGCACTACGGCAACGCTTTCCGGCGTCTCGGCCACGGACCCGAGGTCACCTGGTACTACGACGAGCACGTCGAGGCCGACGCGGTGCACGAGCAGATCGCCGCACGTGACCTGGCCGGTTCGCTGGCCGACGACGATCCTGAGGTGGCCGCCGACATCGTCTTCGGTGCCTGCGCCAGTCTGCACATGGACGACCTGGTCGGCGCCCACCTGAAGACCGCGTGGACGGAAGGCCACTCGGCCCTGCGGGAGGCGCGATGA